Proteins encoded together in one Balaenoptera musculus isolate JJ_BM4_2016_0621 chromosome 6, mBalMus1.pri.v3, whole genome shotgun sequence window:
- the LOC118897445 gene encoding LOW QUALITY PROTEIN: olfactory receptor 1L1-like (The sequence of the model RefSeq protein was modified relative to this genomic sequence to represent the inferred CDS: substituted 1 base at 1 genomic stop codon), with translation MGWDNLTSPEFILLGLFSRPEDQKPLFVLFLTIYLITLMGNLVIILAIYSDIHLQTPMYFFLRSLSFVDICYTAVIIPKMLINFSSEAKTILXSECTTQVYFCLSFGNVDSYVLGAMAIDCYVAICKPFHYITIMSYKCCVLLLIISFILPLLHSLLHIHLLNRLTFCASNIMHHFFCELKAMLKLSCSSTFVNEIVIKTEGLSGIMAPYMCITISYLRILTTVPTAGKYKTFSTCGSHLTVVTLFYGNISFVYFQALISYTIKDRIAAVIYPMLTSMLNPFIYSLRNSDMKQGLGKLIGRIKSQ, from the coding sequence atgggATGGGACAACCTAACAAGTCCTGAATTTATCCTGCTGGGCCTCTTCTCTAGGCCCGAGGATCAGAAGCCTCTCTTTGTCCTATTTCTAACCATCTACCTGATCACTCTGATGGGAAACCTGGTCATTATCCTGGCCATCTATTCAGATATTCACCTACAGACCCCCATGTATTTCTTTCTGAGAAGCCTGTCCTTTGTTGATATTTGCTACACAGCGGTTATTATTCCAAAGATGCTGATAAACTTCTCATCAGAGGCAAAGACCATCCTCTAAAGTGAGTGCACGACCCAGGTATATTTCTGCCTATCCTTTGGTAATGTAGATAGTTATGTCCTAGGGGCCATGGCCATTGACTGCTACGTGGCCATATGCAAACCCTTTCATTACATCACCATCATGAGCTATAAATGCTGTGTCCTTTTACTGATAATCTCCTTCATCCTCCCATTACTTCACTCACTCCTCCACATCCACTTGCTGAATCGACTCACCTTCTGTGCCTCCAACATTATGCATCATTTCTTCTGTGAACTCAAGGCAATGCTGAAGTTGTCCTGCTCATCTACATTTGTCAATGAGATAGTGATAAAAACAGAAGGACTGTCTGGCATAATGGCCCCCTATATGTGCATCACCATCTCTTATCTGAGAATCCTCACCACTGTTCCAACTGCTGGGAAGTACAAGACCTTCTCTACCTGTGGCTCCCATCTCACTGTGGTGACCCTGTTTTATGGGAATATTAGCTTTGTCTATTTCCAGGCTCTGATCAGCTATACCATCAAGGACCGGATAGCAGCAGTTATCTACCCTATGTTAACTTCCATGTTGAACCCTTTCATCTACAGTCTGAGAAACAGTGACATGAAACAGGGCTTGGGGAAGCTGATAGGTAGGATAAAGTCCCAATGA
- the LOC118896418 gene encoding LOW QUALITY PROTEIN: olfactory receptor 5C1 (The sequence of the model RefSeq protein was modified relative to this genomic sequence to represent the inferred CDS: inserted 2 bases in 2 codons): MMPENFTWARGAPTEFILLGITDCWDLHLTLFLIFLPVYXAAQLHTPVYFFLANFSLLDACYSSAIGPKMLVDQLLPCITIPYAACALQMFLFTGLADAKCCLLTSMAYDRGVATGNPLYTAAVSRRLCLVLLAASDLGAAGSAVVHTTVTFRLSFCGSREVNSFLCDIPPLLAVSCNDTSLSELLLFVVCGFIQKATVSAVAVSXGFIAGAVIGMHSAKGRRRAASACGSHLTAVAVLYGTLIFMNLRPSSSYTLGTDKMASVFYTLVIPALNPLTYSLHNKEVKEVLRRNWKHCCCPGPAHECEVREAG; the protein is encoded by the exons ATGATGCCAGAGAACTTCACCTGGGCCAGGGGTGCCCCTACTGAGTTCATCCTCCTGGGCATCACAGATTGCTGGGACCTGCACCTGACCCTCTTCCTGATCTTCCTGCCCGTCT CCGCCGCCCAGCTCCACACACCCGTGTACTTCTTCCTGGCCAACTTCTCCCTGCTGGATGCCTGCTATTCCTCAGCCATCGGTCCCAAGATGCTCGTGGACCAGCTGTTGCCCTGCATCACCATCCCTTATGCAGCCTGTGCCCTCCAGATGTTTTTGTTTACAGGGCTGGCGGATGCCAAGTGTTGCCTGTTGACATCCATGGCCTATGACCGCGGTGTGGCCACCGGAAACCCTCTTTACACCGCCGCCGTGTCGCGACGTCTGTGTCTGGTCCTGCTGGCAGCATCAGACCTGGGTGCGGCAGGGAGTGCCGTGGTCCACACGACCGTCACCTTCCGCCTGAGCTTCTGCGGCTCTCGGGAGGTGAACAGCTTCCTCTGCGATATCCCTCCACTGCTGGCCGTCTCCTGCAATGACACCAGTCTCAGTGAACTCCTCCTCTTCGTCGTCTGTGGCTTCATCCAGAAAGCCACCGTGTCGGCTGTCGCCGTGT TCGGGTTCATTGCCGGAGCCGTGATCGGCATGCACTCGGCCAAGGGCCGGCGGCGAGCAGCCTCTGCCTGTGGCTCCCACCTCACGGCCGTGGCCGTGCTTTACGGGACACTCATTTTCATGAACCTGCGCCCCAGCTCCAGCTACACCCTGGGCACCGACAAGATGGCATCTGTGTTCTACACCCTCGTCATCCCAGCTCTCAACCCGCTCACCTACAGCCTCCACAACAAAGAGGTCAAGGAGGTGCTCAGAAGGAACTGGAAGCACTGCTGCTGTCCGGGGCCGGCGCACGAGTGCGAGGTCCGAGAGGCTGGTTAG